One Pantoea trifolii genomic region harbors:
- a CDS encoding YfiR family protein translates to MQGRHEWRPYRGDVYFFNRSDGNICALNNAKNFRERSMLRKHHILREADVLLSLLHICKIVITALFLLLFISRSAIAEIKDDKANRIVSGIISFTHWPGLTGAPQLCIFSSAQHLSLPQNKVPSSVPFSVVYLSSESELATQHCDAVYFGDQTPQQQVELFERFKGKAVLTLAENNAECTIGAAFCLIFKSDHTLFSVNLDSLARSGVKVSPDVLLLSRNGSK, encoded by the coding sequence ATGCAAGGTCGCCATGAATGGCGACCCTACCGGGGAGATGTGTACTTTTTTAACCGCAGCGATGGTAATATTTGCGCGCTGAACAATGCGAAGAACTTTCGGGAACGCAGTATGTTACGTAAACATCACATTCTTCGGGAAGCCGACGTGCTGCTTTCCCTGCTCCACATCTGCAAAATCGTCATTACTGCCCTTTTTCTGCTGCTGTTTATTTCTCGCTCAGCTATTGCTGAAATAAAAGACGATAAAGCCAATCGCATTGTCAGCGGCATTATTAGTTTTACCCATTGGCCGGGATTAACCGGTGCGCCGCAGCTTTGCATATTTTCTTCTGCACAGCATCTTTCGCTGCCACAAAACAAAGTGCCTTCATCTGTACCGTTTAGCGTGGTTTATCTCTCCAGCGAGAGCGAACTGGCGACGCAGCATTGCGATGCGGTCTATTTTGGCGATCAGACTCCGCAACAACAGGTTGAACTGTTTGAACGTTTCAAGGGTAAAGCGGTATTGACCCTGGCTGAGAACAATGCGGAATGTACCATCGGCGCCGCCTTCTGCCTGATCTTTAAATCAGATCACACGCTGTTCTCAGTCAACCTTGATTCGCTTGCCAGGAGCGGCGTCAAGGTAAGTCCGGACGTGTTGTTGCTGTCCCGCAATGGAAGCAAATAA
- the ascF gene encoding PTS cellobiose/arbutin/salicin transporter subunit IIBC translates to MAKNYADVSRAIVAALGGLNNIEAVTHCMTRLRFVVKDSAHIDNAVLKAIPGVMGVVHTDTQCQVIIGNNVNLAYQEVLKLGTPNSDGAAPVKRKITLRSIGAGILDALVGTMSPLIPAIIGGSMVKLLAMVLEMSGVLEKGASTLIILNVIGDGAFFFLPIMVAASAALKFKTNMSLAIAIAGVLVHPNFVDLMAKAAQGQAVEFAYIPVTAVKYTYTVIPALVMTWILSHIEYWIDRITPAVTKNFLKPMLIVLVAAPIAIVLIGPLGIWIGSGISALVYTIHGYLGWLSVAIMGALWPLLVMTGMHRVFTPTIIQTIAETGKEGMVMPSEIGANLSLGGSSLAVAFKTKNPELRQTAFAAAASAIVAGISEPALYGVAVRLKRPLIASLISGFICGAVAGIGGLASHSMASPGLFTSVQFFDPTNPMSIVWVGGVMVLSVVLSFILTLILGFEDIPVTEPAQPKPVTDDVKPANVNLSKV, encoded by the coding sequence ATGGCTAAAAATTATGCGGACGTTTCGCGCGCCATCGTGGCTGCGCTAGGCGGCCTGAACAATATCGAAGCAGTGACGCACTGCATGACGCGCCTGCGCTTCGTGGTGAAAGACAGCGCGCACATTGATAACGCCGTGCTGAAAGCCATTCCCGGCGTGATGGGCGTCGTGCATACCGATACGCAATGTCAGGTGATCATTGGTAACAACGTGAACCTCGCCTATCAGGAAGTCCTGAAGCTCGGCACACCGAACAGCGACGGCGCGGCGCCTGTGAAACGCAAAATCACCCTGCGTAGCATCGGTGCCGGGATTCTGGATGCGCTGGTGGGCACCATGTCGCCGCTGATTCCGGCGATCATTGGTGGCTCAATGGTGAAGCTGCTGGCGATGGTACTGGAGATGAGCGGCGTGCTGGAGAAAGGCGCCTCCACTTTAATCATTCTCAATGTGATTGGTGACGGCGCGTTCTTCTTCCTGCCGATCATGGTGGCCGCTTCAGCCGCGCTGAAATTCAAAACCAACATGTCGCTGGCGATTGCCATCGCGGGCGTGCTGGTGCATCCCAACTTTGTCGATTTGATGGCCAAAGCGGCGCAAGGTCAGGCGGTGGAATTCGCCTATATCCCGGTGACGGCGGTGAAATACACCTACACGGTGATTCCGGCGTTGGTGATGACGTGGATTCTTTCGCACATCGAATACTGGATCGACCGCATTACGCCGGCGGTTACCAAGAACTTCCTGAAGCCGATGCTGATTGTGCTGGTGGCTGCGCCGATCGCTATTGTGCTGATCGGACCACTCGGCATCTGGATTGGTAGCGGTATTTCGGCGCTGGTTTACACCATTCACGGCTATCTTGGCTGGTTGTCGGTGGCGATCATGGGCGCGCTGTGGCCGCTGCTGGTGATGACCGGTATGCATCGCGTGTTTACGCCAACCATCATTCAAACCATTGCTGAAACCGGCAAAGAAGGCATGGTGATGCCGTCGGAAATTGGCGCCAATCTGTCGCTGGGTGGTTCTTCGCTGGCGGTGGCGTTCAAAACCAAAAACCCAGAACTGCGTCAAACCGCGTTTGCGGCGGCGGCATCGGCGATTGTCGCGGGCATTTCTGAACCGGCGTTGTATGGTGTGGCGGTCAGGTTGAAACGACCGCTAATCGCCAGCCTGATCAGCGGTTTTATCTGCGGCGCGGTAGCCGGTATTGGTGGGCTCGCCAGCCATTCGATGGCCTCGCCGGGCTTGTTCACCAGCGTGCAGTTTTTCGATCCCACCAATCCGATGAGCATCGTGTGGGTCGGCGGCGTGATGGTGCTGTCGGTGGTGCTCTCCTTCATTCTGACGTTGATTCTCGGCTTTGAAGATATTCCGGTTACCGAGCCCGCACAGCCAAAGCCGGTGACGGATGATGTCAAACCCGCCAACGTTAATTTATCCAAGGTGTAA
- a CDS encoding diguanylate cyclase domain-containing protein: protein MKLENSINDKSSIRNKLRKISTINSAVILLLCWLLLSSTSLLFIKSYEKRNLELIAATLSTTLTAATVFEDSYDAHNKIARLGNEGMFDSAKLVTDDQTVLVDWHDQQEQTGWYPRLLREWIYLKPFSVNIIHSETNVGTLTLEGTVTGAADFIRYSLMILTSGMLCVLIISFMLSEFLHRGILASLRNITSSIHYVIHSGDFSLRIPESPTREFQLFSNDLNSLLTEMQTLQASLMRDNRTLAAKALEDPLTGLANRAAFVARLTQLLDQQLAKERFVLLFLDGDRFKSINDNWGHAAGDEVLKAIGSRLSTLAYKQDLVARLGGDEFAMLVSSRASDAQLQLLMQDISESISQKIIIAEGTSISTSVTIGYAWSQHGDTVESILERADMNMYKNKGMSKVRI from the coding sequence ATGAAATTAGAAAATTCAATTAATGATAAATCATCGATTCGCAACAAGTTGCGTAAGATCAGCACCATTAACTCGGCGGTAATTTTACTGCTGTGCTGGCTGTTGCTCTCCTCGACTTCCCTGCTGTTTATTAAAAGCTACGAGAAAAGAAACCTCGAATTAATTGCCGCCACGCTCAGCACCACGCTTACCGCCGCCACGGTTTTTGAAGACAGTTACGACGCGCATAATAAAATCGCGCGACTCGGCAATGAAGGCATGTTCGATTCGGCGAAATTAGTGACTGACGATCAAACCGTTTTAGTGGACTGGCATGATCAACAGGAACAAACCGGCTGGTATCCGCGTTTATTACGTGAGTGGATTTATCTCAAACCGTTTAGCGTCAATATTATCCACTCTGAAACCAATGTCGGTACGCTGACGTTGGAAGGTACGGTGACCGGCGCGGCGGATTTTATTCGTTATTCGCTGATGATTCTGACCAGCGGCATGCTGTGCGTATTAATCATCTCCTTCATGCTGAGTGAATTCCTCCATCGCGGCATTCTCGCCTCGTTGCGCAACATCACCAGCTCGATTCATTATGTCATCCATTCCGGTGATTTTTCCTTACGTATTCCAGAAAGTCCGACGCGCGAGTTTCAGCTGTTTTCGAATGACCTCAACTCGTTGCTGACAGAGATGCAGACGCTGCAGGCTTCTCTGATGCGCGATAACCGCACGCTGGCGGCTAAAGCGCTGGAAGATCCGTTGACCGGCCTCGCCAACCGCGCCGCCTTTGTGGCGCGCTTAACACAGTTGCTCGATCAGCAATTGGCGAAAGAGCGCTTCGTTTTGCTGTTTCTTGATGGCGATCGCTTTAAAAGCATCAACGATAATTGGGGCCATGCGGCCGGTGATGAGGTGCTGAAAGCCATTGGTTCACGCCTTTCAACATTGGCTTATAAGCAGGATTTGGTCGCCCGTCTAGGTGGCGATGAGTTTGCCATGTTGGTAAGCAGCCGCGCCAGCGACGCGCAACTGCAGTTGCTGATGCAGGATATTAGCGAGTCGATCAGCCAGAAAATCATTATTGCGGAAGGCACATCGATTTCTACCTCGGTGACCATTGGTTACGCCTGGTCGCAGCACGGTGATACCGTTGAGTCGATTCTGGAACGCGCAGATATGAACATGTACAAAAACAAGGGAATGAGTAAGGTGCGGATATGA
- a CDS encoding FUSC family protein, translated as MQWLSKNAVFFAVKTCLAAFLALYFALELNLDKPAWAVTTVLLASQLYSASTISKSVFRLLGTLLGGVFVFFIFPPTVQHPLLFCFCISLWVSVCLYLSLHDRTPKSYVFMLAGYSAAIMGFPEVTTPLSITSTVISRIEEITLGIVCSSLVHALLFPVSMRSLLEQSVSHWYLNARKLCSDLLSGIPSDSSPERDDILIRMATHPQQVEVLITHCVYEGDAARRLIRLVSVQYQHLSYLIPTLTAIEMRLQRLSTLQVAFPENVAQTFQLFLLWLNDGEAVGETGGIQQTLSACQAELNLAWQNGELPTENWLLFTGLMERLADFVRIAGAYQSVGGLVSDLSGDTTLARGKRTHRFFDKGLIRLSALTAFCATFGSCLLWMGTGWRDGASAPVMAAILCSLLASQDTPLTSMKLFVRGVIVAIIISVIYVALLIPQATSFEALMICLAPGLLLLALMIARPTTNMIGLSVAIQIPGFIGLGHHLKPDLVLLINNAIATMAGVMFAVIITAIMRNKRPSWTARRAVRQGLRELLRFIKETERNGSSLLGRQRFISLMLDKVNVVLPRLRLDPHPDMRSAGMLLKEVWLGVNSFDYYARHKELLQQYQLDSGQMFHELALFLKRRLKSLQTPPHADLQEELDLLLLKLEQLAKHDEKVLTPLFHLFSIRLYLFPQQAWPIIK; from the coding sequence ATGCAGTGGTTGTCAAAAAACGCCGTTTTTTTTGCTGTAAAAACCTGTCTGGCCGCCTTTCTGGCACTCTATTTCGCACTCGAATTGAACCTGGATAAACCGGCCTGGGCGGTGACCACGGTTTTGCTTGCGTCGCAGCTCTATTCCGCCTCAACCATTTCAAAATCGGTGTTCCGCCTGCTCGGCACCTTATTAGGTGGCGTGTTCGTTTTCTTTATTTTTCCGCCAACCGTGCAGCATCCGCTGCTGTTCTGTTTCTGCATTTCGCTGTGGGTCAGCGTTTGCCTTTATCTGTCGCTGCACGACCGCACGCCGAAAAGTTACGTGTTTATGCTGGCCGGTTATAGCGCGGCGATCATGGGTTTTCCGGAAGTCACCACGCCGCTGTCAATCACCAGCACGGTGATTTCACGTATCGAAGAGATCACACTCGGCATCGTCTGTAGCAGTCTGGTGCATGCGCTGCTGTTTCCGGTATCAATGCGCAGCCTGCTGGAGCAGAGCGTCAGCCACTGGTATCTCAACGCGCGTAAACTGTGCAGCGATTTGCTTTCGGGTATTCCCAGCGACAGCTCGCCCGAGCGTGACGACATTCTGATTCGCATGGCGACCCATCCGCAGCAGGTGGAAGTGCTGATCACCCATTGCGTCTATGAAGGTGATGCCGCGCGGCGACTGATTCGGCTGGTAAGCGTGCAGTATCAACATCTCTCCTATCTGATCCCGACGTTAACGGCCATTGAGATGCGCCTGCAGCGGCTTTCAACACTGCAAGTCGCCTTCCCGGAAAACGTGGCGCAGACCTTTCAGCTGTTTCTGCTGTGGCTCAACGACGGTGAAGCGGTGGGGGAGACCGGCGGCATTCAACAGACGTTGAGCGCGTGTCAGGCTGAACTCAACCTCGCCTGGCAAAACGGCGAATTACCCACCGAAAACTGGCTGCTGTTTACCGGGTTAATGGAACGTCTGGCGGATTTTGTGCGTATTGCGGGTGCTTATCAAAGCGTCGGCGGATTGGTGAGCGATCTGTCGGGCGACACCACATTGGCGCGCGGTAAACGCACGCACCGCTTTTTCGATAAAGGGTTAATCCGGCTGTCAGCGTTAACCGCTTTTTGTGCCACCTTCGGTTCCTGCTTACTGTGGATGGGAACGGGCTGGCGTGATGGCGCATCGGCACCGGTGATGGCAGCGATTCTCTGCTCACTGCTCGCCAGTCAGGATACGCCGCTGACCTCGATGAAGCTGTTTGTGCGTGGCGTGATCGTGGCAATCATTATCAGCGTGATTTACGTGGCGCTTTTGATCCCGCAAGCGACCTCATTCGAAGCCCTGATGATTTGCCTCGCGCCCGGCCTGCTGCTGCTGGCACTGATGATCGCGCGTCCCACCACCAACATGATTGGACTGAGCGTGGCGATTCAGATTCCGGGATTTATTGGCCTCGGCCACCATTTAAAACCCGATCTGGTGCTGCTGATCAACAACGCGATTGCCACTATGGCGGGCGTAATGTTTGCAGTGATCATCACCGCCATCATGCGCAACAAACGTCCCTCATGGACTGCGCGCCGCGCCGTGCGACAAGGTCTGCGCGAGCTGTTGCGCTTTATTAAAGAGACCGAGCGCAATGGTTCGTCACTGCTGGGACGTCAACGTTTTATCAGCCTGATGCTGGATAAAGTGAACGTGGTGCTGCCGCGTTTACGCCTCGATCCGCATCCCGATATGCGTTCGGCTGGCATGTTGCTCAAGGAAGTGTGGCTAGGCGTCAACAGCTTTGACTATTACGCGCGCCACAAAGAGTTGCTGCAGCAATATCAGCTGGATAGCGGACAGATGTTTCATGAGCTGGCGCTGTTTCTTAAGCGCCGCCTGAAATCGCTGCAAACGCCGCCGCATGCGGATTTGCAGGAGGAGCTGGATTTACTGCTATTGAAGCTGGAACAACTGGCGAAACACGATGAAAAGGTGCTGACGCCGCTGTTCCATCTGTTCAGTATTCGGCTCTATCTGTTCCCGCAACAAGCATGGCCGATCATTAAGTAG
- a CDS encoding choline transporter has product MINPPASEKDRINPVVFYTSAGLILTFSLVTIFYSELAASWLLTAVNWVTSTFGWYYMLAATLYIVFVIYMACSRYGAIKLGPEQSKPEFSLLSWSAMLFAAGIGIDLMFFSVAEPVTQYMQPPEGAGQTMEAARQAMVWTLFHYGVTGWSMYALMGIALGYFSYRYNLPLTIRSALYPIFGKRINGPIGHTVDIAAVIGTIFGIATTLGIGVVQLNYGLNVLFDVPEGFTAQAALIVLSVIIATISVTSGVDKGIRILSELNVALALGLILFVLFMGKTDFLLNALVLNVGDYVNRFMGMTLNTFAFDQPREWMNSWTLFFWAWWVAWSPFVGLFLARISRGRTIREFVLGTLIIPFTFTLLWLSVFGNAALYEIIHGDAGFAQEVMAHAERGFYSLLAQYPAFKFSASVATITGMLFYVTSADSGSLVLGNFTSKLKDINSDAPNWLRIFWSIAIGVLTMGMLMTNGISALQNATVIMGLPFSFVIFFVMAGLYKSLKVEDHRRASASRDTAPYIPASNDRLSWKKRLSRLMNYPGTRYTQKMMEEVLFPAMQDVAKELELRGGRISLERAEPEEGQPLGHLDLRVLLGDEQDFVYQIWPQQYSVPGFTYRARSGKSTYYRLETFLLEGSQGNDLMDYNKEQVIIDILDQYERHLNFIHLHREAPGSNMTFPDV; this is encoded by the coding sequence ATGATTAATCCACCTGCCAGTGAAAAAGACAGAATCAATCCTGTGGTGTTTTACACCTCAGCCGGACTGATTCTGACATTTTCACTTGTCACGATTTTTTACAGCGAACTCGCTGCCAGCTGGCTTCTGACCGCCGTCAATTGGGTCACGTCCACGTTTGGCTGGTACTACATGCTCGCTGCCACGCTGTACATCGTGTTCGTCATCTATATGGCGTGTTCGCGCTATGGCGCTATCAAGCTTGGGCCGGAGCAATCTAAACCCGAGTTCAGTTTACTGAGCTGGTCGGCGATGCTGTTTGCCGCCGGTATCGGTATTGACCTGATGTTCTTCTCGGTTGCCGAACCGGTAACGCAATATATGCAGCCGCCAGAAGGTGCAGGGCAGACCATGGAAGCCGCGCGTCAGGCGATGGTGTGGACGCTGTTCCACTATGGCGTCACCGGCTGGTCGATGTACGCCTTGATGGGCATCGCGCTCGGCTATTTCAGCTATCGCTACAACCTGCCGCTCACTATCCGTTCAGCGCTTTATCCAATTTTTGGCAAACGCATTAATGGCCCGATTGGTCACACGGTGGATATCGCTGCGGTGATCGGCACCATTTTTGGTATCGCCACTACCCTGGGAATTGGGGTGGTGCAGCTGAACTACGGCCTCAACGTGCTGTTTGATGTGCCGGAAGGTTTCACGGCACAGGCCGCGCTGATCGTGCTGTCGGTGATCATCGCCACCATCTCAGTGACCTCCGGCGTAGATAAAGGCATCCGTATTCTCTCTGAATTGAATGTCGCGCTGGCGCTGGGCTTGATTCTGTTCGTGCTGTTTATGGGCAAAACCGATTTCCTGCTCAACGCGCTGGTGTTGAACGTCGGTGACTACGTCAATCGCTTTATGGGTATGACGCTGAATACCTTTGCCTTTGATCAGCCACGCGAGTGGATGAATAGCTGGACGCTGTTCTTCTGGGCGTGGTGGGTTGCCTGGTCGCCATTCGTTGGCTTGTTCCTTGCCCGTATCTCGCGCGGTCGTACTATTCGTGAGTTCGTGCTGGGTACGCTGATTATCCCGTTCACCTTTACGCTGCTGTGGTTGTCGGTGTTTGGTAACGCGGCGCTGTATGAAATTATTCATGGCGACGCCGGCTTTGCCCAGGAAGTGATGGCGCATGCTGAACGCGGCTTCTACAGCTTGCTGGCGCAGTATCCGGCGTTCAAGTTCAGTGCTTCGGTGGCCACCATCACCGGTATGCTGTTCTACGTGACGTCGGCGGATTCCGGTTCGCTGGTGTTGGGTAACTTCACCTCGAAGCTGAAAGACATCAACAGCGATGCACCGAACTGGCTGCGTATCTTCTGGTCGATTGCGATTGGTGTGCTGACGATGGGTATGCTGATGACCAACGGGATTTCTGCCCTGCAGAACGCCACGGTGATCATGGGCTTACCGTTTAGCTTTGTGATCTTCTTTGTGATGGCCGGGCTGTATAAATCGCTGAAGGTCGAGGATCATCGCCGCGCCAGCGCCAGCCGCGACACCGCGCCGTACATTCCGGCCAGTAACGATCGCCTGAGCTGGAAGAAACGCCTGTCGCGCCTGATGAACTATCCGGGCACGCGCTATACGCAGAAGATGATGGAAGAGGTGCTGTTCCCGGCGATGCAGGATGTGGCGAAAGAGCTGGAGCTGCGCGGTGGACGTATCTCGCTGGAGCGTGCCGAGCCAGAAGAGGGGCAGCCGCTGGGCCACCTCGATCTGCGCGTGTTGCTGGGTGATGAGCAGGATTTCGTTTATCAAATCTGGCCGCAGCAGTATTCGGTTCCGGGCTTTACCTATCGCGCACGCAGCGGTAAGTCGACCTATTACCGTCTGGAAACCTTCCTGCTGGAAGGCAGCCAGGGCAACGATTTGATGGACTACAACAAAGAGCAGGTGATTATCGATATTCTCGATCAGTACGAGCGTCACCTGAACTTTATCCATCTGCATCGTGAAGCGCCGGGCAGCAATATGACGTTCCCGGACGTGTGA
- a CDS encoding 6-phospho-beta-glucosidase → MSEVTFPEGFLWGGALAANQSEGSYLAGGKGLTTVDMIPHGAHRMPVKLGQEKRFALRSDEYYPSHDAIDFYRRYKDDIALMAEMGFTVFRTSIAWSRIYPQGDELTPNAEGIAFYRSLFEECQKYGITPLVTLCHFDVPMHLVTEYGSWRNRKMIEFFSRYARTCFEEFNGLVKYWLTFNEINILLHSPFSGAGLVFEPGENPEQVKYQAAHHELVASALVTKIAHEINPENQVGCMLAGGNFYPWSCKPEDVWAALEKDRENLFFIDVQARGAYPSYAARVFREKGVEIAMEPEDAATLRHTVDFVSFSYYASRCASAEMNEQNSSAANVVKSLTNPHVKRSDWGWGIDPLGLRITMNMMYDRYQKPLFLVENGLGARDEINADGEINDDYRISYLKEHIQAMGEAIADGIPLMGYTTWGCIDLVAASTGEMSKRYGFVYVDRDDKGNGSLERIRKKSFWWYKQVIASNGRNLDAI, encoded by the coding sequence ATGTCTGAAGTGACATTTCCAGAGGGATTTTTGTGGGGCGGCGCGTTAGCTGCCAATCAGTCAGAGGGGAGCTATCTGGCGGGCGGTAAAGGCTTAACCACGGTGGACATGATCCCGCACGGCGCGCATCGCATGCCGGTAAAGCTGGGTCAGGAGAAGCGCTTCGCACTGCGCAGCGATGAATATTACCCAAGCCATGACGCCATCGACTTTTACCGCCGCTACAAAGACGATATCGCGCTGATGGCGGAAATGGGCTTCACCGTGTTCCGCACCTCAATTGCCTGGAGCCGTATTTACCCGCAAGGTGATGAGCTGACGCCCAACGCGGAAGGCATCGCCTTCTACCGCAGCCTGTTTGAAGAGTGCCAGAAATATGGCATCACGCCGCTGGTGACGCTGTGCCACTTCGATGTGCCGATGCATCTGGTGACCGAATACGGTTCGTGGCGCAATCGTAAAATGATCGAATTTTTCAGCCGCTACGCGCGTACCTGCTTTGAAGAATTTAACGGTCTGGTGAAGTATTGGCTGACCTTTAACGAGATCAATATCCTGCTGCACAGCCCGTTTTCTGGCGCAGGTTTGGTGTTCGAACCGGGCGAAAATCCGGAGCAGGTGAAGTATCAGGCGGCACATCATGAATTGGTGGCAAGCGCGCTGGTGACCAAAATCGCCCATGAAATTAACCCGGAAAACCAGGTTGGCTGCATGCTGGCGGGCGGCAACTTCTATCCGTGGTCGTGCAAGCCGGAAGACGTGTGGGCGGCGCTGGAGAAGGATCGCGAAAACCTGTTCTTTATTGATGTGCAGGCGCGTGGCGCTTACCCTTCCTATGCCGCGCGGGTGTTCCGCGAGAAAGGCGTGGAGATTGCGATGGAACCGGAAGATGCCGCCACGCTGCGTCACACCGTCGATTTCGTCTCCTTCAGCTATTACGCCTCACGCTGCGCCTCGGCAGAGATGAACGAGCAAAACAGCAGCGCCGCCAACGTGGTGAAATCGCTGACCAATCCGCATGTCAAACGCAGCGATTGGGGCTGGGGCATCGATCCGCTCGGCCTGCGCATCACCATGAACATGATGTATGACCGCTACCAGAAGCCGCTGTTCCTGGTGGAAAACGGCCTCGGCGCGCGCGATGAAATCAACGCCGACGGCGAGATTAACGACGATTACCGCATCAGCTACCTGAAGGAACACATTCAGGCGATGGGCGAAGCGATTGCCGATGGCATTCCGCTGATGGGTTATACCACCTGGGGCTGCATCGATTTGGTGGCGGCATCGACCGGCGAGATGAGTAAGCGCTACGGATTTGTTTATGTCGATCGTGATGATAAAGGCAACGGCAGCCTTGAACGCATCCGCAAAAAATCGTTCTGGTGGTACAAGCAAGTGATCGCCAGCAACGGGCGGAATCTGGACGCGATTTAA
- the uvsE gene encoding UV DNA damage repair endonuclease UvsE, producing MKLGFACKYLDQKAKQPYPFKSTTRTRFLSLDDDSRITLLNQLAQNNLHNLLLTLEQLATQPDALRMMRIGSDLLPLYTVPEATQLYGELLPDLTTLLRRCGELARANNIRLSFHPGQYTVLASDNDGVVDRAIEDVEYHTTCAVLMGYGRQFQDFKINIHMNGKKGYEGFRAAFLRLSPEARNMLTVENDEISCSLDDVLQARELCPVVLDIHHHWVKENHYIQADDARIALIKESWRGVRPVLHYSIAQEGLIPDHGFPDQQDLAVSKSKLRAHADYYFNQSLNDWALSFNAFDIMCEVKMKNLARDRLYDYAIARQIITAP from the coding sequence ATGAAATTAGGCTTTGCTTGTAAGTATCTGGATCAAAAGGCTAAACAGCCGTATCCCTTCAAAAGCACCACGCGCACGCGTTTTCTCAGCCTTGACGATGATTCACGCATCACGCTGCTGAACCAGCTGGCGCAAAACAATCTGCACAATCTCCTTCTCACGCTCGAACAGCTTGCTACTCAGCCGGATGCGCTGCGCATGATGCGCATCGGCAGCGATCTGTTGCCGCTGTATACCGTGCCGGAAGCCACGCAGTTATATGGCGAATTATTGCCCGATCTCACAACGTTATTACGCCGCTGCGGCGAGCTGGCGCGTGCCAATAATATCCGGCTCTCGTTCCATCCCGGTCAATATACGGTGCTGGCTTCCGATAACGATGGCGTGGTCGATCGTGCAATTGAAGACGTGGAGTATCACACCACCTGCGCAGTATTAATGGGTTATGGCCGCCAGTTTCAGGATTTCAAAATCAACATCCATATGAACGGTAAAAAGGGCTATGAGGGATTTCGCGCCGCGTTTCTGCGGCTGAGTCCTGAAGCGCGCAATATGCTAACGGTGGAAAATGATGAAATATCCTGTTCGCTGGACGATGTGTTGCAGGCGCGTGAGTTGTGTCCGGTAGTGCTGGATATTCACCATCATTGGGTGAAAGAGAACCACTATATTCAGGCAGACGATGCGCGCATCGCGCTGATTAAAGAGTCGTGGCGTGGTGTGCGGCCCGTTTTGCACTATTCAATTGCGCAGGAAGGTCTGATTCCCGATCACGGTTTCCCGGATCAGCAGGATTTGGCGGTGTCGAAAAGCAAACTTCGCGCCCATGCCGATTATTACTTCAATCAAAGCTTAAATGATTGGGCGCTGTCGTTTAACGCCTTCGATATTATGTGCGAAGTAAAGATGAAGAATTTAGCGCGCGACCGCCTTTATGATTATGCGATTGCGCGCCAGATAATTACGGCGCCGTAA
- a CDS encoding OmpA family protein, which translates to MKMKIFLMVCVLALVGCQTKGRFSDEQIAAMRNAGFSQNSEGWGLGLSDKILFGVNEAQLTPASKENIQSMAKNLAATGIHHVRIDGHTDNYGKADYNQQLSLKRANAVATQWATGAAIPRENIITRGLGMSAPIASNNNAQDRAQNRRVAIVITAP; encoded by the coding sequence ATGAAGATGAAAATTTTCCTGATGGTGTGTGTGTTAGCGCTGGTCGGTTGCCAGACAAAGGGACGTTTCAGTGACGAGCAGATTGCGGCGATGCGTAATGCCGGATTCAGCCAAAATAGCGAAGGCTGGGGATTAGGCTTGTCGGACAAAATCCTGTTTGGCGTCAATGAAGCGCAACTTACTCCCGCCAGTAAAGAGAATATTCAGTCGATGGCGAAAAATCTGGCGGCGACCGGTATTCACCATGTGCGTATCGACGGTCATACCGATAATTACGGCAAAGCGGATTACAACCAGCAGCTGTCATTGAAAAGAGCCAACGCCGTCGCAACACAATGGGCAACAGGCGCCGCGATTCCGCGCGAAAATATTATTACGCGCGGATTAGGCATGAGCGCACCGATTGCCAGCAACAACAATGCGCAGGACCGCGCGCAAAATCGCCGCGTGGCGATTGTAATTACGGCGCCGTAA